Proteins encoded within one genomic window of Brenneria nigrifluens DSM 30175 = ATCC 13028:
- a CDS encoding LVIVD repeat-containing protein: MASQPLPTPDYSRNMRLIGHSDQGGRSDGVQVMVHRGYAYIGHMVSQGVSIVDVRDAKNPRPAGFIAAPPGTWNIHLQTHDDLLLVVNARDLFADASFAEEKVYYTRSVAETVSTKQQDKSWSAGLRIFDISTPHTPREISFLPLDGIGIHRIWYAGGRWAYVSALLDGYSDYIFLTIDLADPRHPEVAGRYWLPGMHTAGGETANWPQGKRYALHHAIVSGDTAYGSWRDGGLTLLDVGDRRHPKLISHRNWSPPFGGGTHTALPLPDRDLLIVLDEAVLDNQEDGEKLIWVFDIREPRNPVSIATFPQPNETDYVKKGAHFGPHNLHENRPGSFISSSLIFATYQNAGVRAYDISNPYRPKETGALVPAAPQKMVDKRPGRPRVIQSCDVFVDAEGIIYSTDYNAGLSIIEYRG, encoded by the coding sequence CATCGCGGCTACGCCTATATCGGACATATGGTTTCACAGGGCGTATCCATCGTTGACGTCCGTGATGCCAAAAATCCCCGGCCGGCCGGCTTTATCGCCGCGCCGCCCGGAACCTGGAACATACACCTGCAGACGCACGATGATTTACTGCTGGTGGTCAACGCGCGGGATCTGTTCGCGGATGCCAGCTTCGCCGAAGAGAAAGTTTACTACACCCGTTCGGTCGCCGAGACGGTAAGCACCAAACAGCAGGACAAAAGCTGGAGCGCCGGGCTGCGCATCTTTGATATTTCCACGCCGCATACGCCGCGCGAAATCAGCTTTCTGCCGCTCGACGGCATCGGCATCCACCGTATCTGGTACGCCGGCGGCCGCTGGGCCTATGTTTCCGCGCTGCTGGACGGCTACAGCGACTACATTTTCCTCACCATCGACCTGGCCGATCCGCGCCATCCGGAGGTCGCCGGGCGCTACTGGCTGCCCGGCATGCATACCGCAGGCGGCGAAACAGCGAACTGGCCGCAAGGAAAGCGCTATGCGCTGCACCATGCCATCGTCAGCGGCGATACCGCCTACGGCAGTTGGCGCGACGGCGGATTGACACTGCTGGACGTCGGCGATCGCCGTCATCCCAAACTTATCAGCCACCGCAACTGGAGCCCGCCATTCGGCGGCGGCACGCACACCGCGCTGCCGCTGCCCGATCGCGACCTGCTTATCGTGCTGGACGAAGCGGTGCTGGACAATCAGGAAGACGGCGAGAAGCTTATCTGGGTGTTTGATATTCGGGAACCGCGCAATCCGGTCAGTATCGCCACCTTCCCGCAGCCCAACGAAACGGATTATGTGAAAAAAGGTGCCCACTTCGGTCCGCATAACCTGCACGAAAACCGGCCGGGGAGCTTTATCAGCTCATCGCTGATTTTCGCCACCTATCAGAACGCCGGCGTCCGGGCTTACGATATCAGCAACCCTTATCGGCCGAAGGAAACCGGCGCGCTGGTGCCGGCGGCGCCGCAAAAAATGGTCGACAAACGTCCCGGCCGACCGCGGGTGATCCAGTCCTGCGATGTGTTTGTCGATGCCGAGGGCATTATCTACAGCACCGACTACAACGCGGGCCTGTCGATCATCGAGTATCGCGGCTGA
- the pgl gene encoding 6-phosphogluconolactonase has protein sequence MQQVVYVASPESQQIHVWQLGARGELTLLQVVEAPGQVQPMVIAPDRRHLYVGVRPAFSVISYRIDDKGLLTEAGSAPLPGSPTHLSTDRQGRFLFSASYSGASVSVSPIDENGLAGAPIQQLDGLEGCHSTNIDPTNSLVWAPCLKEDRIRLYDLSAAGELSTHQPADLTSVAGAGPRHMAFHPNQRFAYCVNELNSSVDVYQLNAPDGKPRRVQTLDAMPADFADTRWAADIHITPDGRFLYASDRTASLLSIFQVSEDGSVLSLSGHQPTETQPRGFNIDHRGEFLISAGQKSRHIEVYRINAADGALQPLARYAVGQGPMWVSILALG, from the coding sequence ATGCAGCAAGTGGTTTATGTCGCCAGTCCGGAGAGTCAGCAGATCCATGTATGGCAACTTGGCGCCCGGGGCGAACTGACGTTATTACAGGTGGTTGAAGCGCCCGGACAGGTACAGCCGATGGTGATTGCGCCCGATAGGCGTCATTTATACGTGGGCGTGCGCCCGGCGTTTAGCGTTATCAGTTACCGTATTGATGATAAAGGCCTGTTGACTGAGGCCGGGTCGGCGCCGTTACCCGGCAGCCCCACGCACCTATCTACCGATCGCCAGGGGCGTTTCCTGTTCAGCGCCTCCTACAGCGGCGCCAGCGTCAGCGTCAGCCCGATCGATGAAAACGGTCTGGCAGGCGCGCCGATCCAGCAGTTGGACGGCCTGGAAGGCTGTCATTCCACCAATATCGATCCGACCAATTCGCTGGTGTGGGCGCCTTGTCTGAAAGAAGATCGCATTCGTCTGTATGATTTGAGCGCCGCGGGTGAACTGAGTACGCATCAGCCGGCGGATTTGACCTCCGTCGCCGGCGCCGGACCGCGTCATATGGCGTTTCATCCCAATCAGCGTTTTGCCTACTGCGTGAACGAACTGAACAGCTCAGTGGATGTTTACCAGCTTAACGCGCCGGACGGCAAGCCGCGCCGGGTTCAGACGCTGGATGCGATGCCCGCCGATTTCGCCGATACGCGCTGGGCGGCGGATATTCATATTACGCCGGACGGCCGTTTTCTTTACGCCAGCGACCGCACCGCTAGCCTGTTAAGCATTTTCCAGGTATCGGAAGACGGCAGCGTGCTGTCATTAAGCGGACATCAGCCGACGGAGACGCAGCCGCGCGGTTTCAATATTGACCATCGCGGTGAATTCCTGATTTCCGCCGGACAGAAATCCCGGCATATCGAGGTGTATCGTATTAACGCCGCGGACGGCGCATTACAGCCGTTGGCGCGTTATGCGGTAGGGCAGGGACCGATGTGGGTCAGCATTCTGGCGCTGGGTTGA
- a CDS encoding pyridoxal phosphatase, with protein MAYRVIALDLDGTLLDRQKRILPESLAALALARQQGIKVVIVTGRHHSAIHPFYQALQLDTPAICCNGTYVYDYLSGQASHTSPLSADQARSVLELLQKFAIHGLMYADDAMYYQHPTGHVTRTQAWAASLPELQRPSFIQVGDLAQQADLSHAIWKFATHHADIPTLNDFSGTVEQELGLACEWSWQDQVDIAQTGNSKGKLLRQWVEEQGMRMQEVVAFGDNFNDLSMLKSAGLGVAMGNSADEIKACADLVIGHNEEPGIAEVIRSRVLR; from the coding sequence ATGGCCTATCGTGTAATTGCGCTCGATCTCGACGGAACGCTTCTGGATCGACAGAAAAGAATCTTGCCGGAATCACTTGCCGCATTAGCGCTGGCGCGCCAGCAAGGTATCAAAGTGGTTATCGTCACCGGCCGCCATCATTCGGCGATCCATCCTTTTTACCAGGCGCTGCAACTCGATACCCCCGCCATCTGCTGCAACGGGACCTACGTGTACGACTATCTGTCGGGTCAGGCGTCTCATACCAGCCCGCTCTCCGCCGATCAGGCGCGAAGCGTTCTGGAGCTACTGCAAAAATTCGCCATCCACGGCCTGATGTACGCCGATGACGCCATGTATTACCAGCATCCGACCGGACATGTTACCCGCACCCAGGCCTGGGCCGCCTCATTGCCGGAACTGCAGCGCCCGTCGTTCATACAGGTCGGGGATTTGGCGCAACAGGCGGATTTATCGCACGCCATCTGGAAGTTCGCCACCCACCACGCGGATATCCCTACCTTAAACGATTTCTCCGGCACCGTGGAGCAAGAACTCGGTTTAGCCTGCGAGTGGTCGTGGCAGGATCAGGTGGATATCGCGCAAACCGGCAATAGCAAAGGTAAGCTGCTGCGCCAATGGGTTGAAGAGCAAGGCATGCGCATGCAGGAGGTTGTCGCCTTTGGCGATAACTTTAACGATCTCAGCATGCTTAAGAGCGCCGGACTCGGCGTGGCGATGGGCAACAGCGCGGATGAAATCAAAGCCTGCGCCGATCTGGTTATCGGCCATAACGAAGAACCCGGCATCGCCGAGGTGATCCGCAGCAGAGTGTTGAGATAA
- a CDS encoding PDDEXK nuclease domain-containing protein produces the protein MTASYWEIGRRIVEAEQQGKRRAGYGEQLIERLSNDLAQRFGRGFSRQNLQQMRSFFLTWPIRQTLSGESSPTPSQRDSRIMQTRAWRLDELAQVFTLPWSAYVRLLSVKDVHARQFYENEALQGGWSVRQLDRQISSQFYERTALSRDKVAMLAEGSMPKPEDTVTPDEAIKDPYVLEFLDLKDEYSESDLEEALIQRLEDFLLELGDGFTFIGRQRRLRIDQTWYRVDLLLFHRRLRCLVIVDLKLGSLSHADVGQMHMYCNYAKEHWTFPGENPPVGLILCADKGHALARYALEGLPTKVMAANYRTVLPDAELLQKELESTRRMLESRGVTRLRDSQR, from the coding sequence ATGACGGCGAGCTATTGGGAAATCGGTCGCCGCATCGTCGAAGCCGAGCAACAGGGCAAGCGGCGTGCCGGCTACGGTGAACAGTTGATTGAACGGCTTTCGAACGACCTAGCCCAGCGATTCGGTCGCGGATTTAGTCGCCAGAACTTGCAGCAGATGCGATCATTCTTTTTGACTTGGCCAATTCGCCAGACGCTGTCTGGCGAATCTTCTCCAACTCCATCGCAAAGGGATTCCAGGATAATGCAGACGCGCGCCTGGCGACTTGACGAATTAGCGCAGGTTTTCACGCTGCCGTGGTCCGCATACGTCCGGCTGCTATCTGTCAAAGATGTTCATGCCCGTCAGTTCTATGAAAACGAAGCTTTGCAGGGAGGATGGAGCGTGCGCCAGCTCGATCGGCAGATTAGTAGTCAGTTCTATGAGCGGACGGCGCTGTCCAGGGACAAGGTCGCAATGCTGGCCGAAGGTTCGATGCCGAAGCCGGAAGATACGGTCACGCCCGACGAAGCGATCAAAGACCCATATGTGCTGGAGTTTCTGGACCTCAAGGACGAGTATTCGGAATCCGATCTTGAAGAGGCCTTGATCCAGCGGCTGGAGGATTTTCTGCTTGAACTCGGCGACGGATTTACGTTTATCGGGCGGCAGCGCCGATTGCGCATTGACCAGACCTGGTATCGGGTGGATTTGCTGTTATTCCATCGACGGCTGCGGTGCCTGGTTATCGTCGATCTGAAGCTTGGCAGCCTGTCTCATGCCGACGTGGGCCAGATGCATATGTACTGCAACTATGCCAAGGAGCACTGGACCTTTCCCGGTGAGAATCCCCCTGTGGGCTTGATTCTCTGCGCTGACAAGGGGCACGCCCTAGCGAGGTATGCGCTGGAAGGGTTGCCCACCAAGGTCATGGCCGCAAACTATCGGACGGTGCTGCCGGATGCCGAGTTACTGCAAAAAGAGCTTGAGAGCACACGGCGCATGTTGGAGTCGCGTGGAGTGACTCGTCTCAGGGATAGCCAACGATAA
- the modC gene encoding molybdenum ABC transporter ATP-binding protein ModC, protein MLQLDFNQQLGDLKLSVKEDLPASGITAVFGVSGAGKTSLINTIVGLTRPDSGRILLNDRVLADTGRGIFLPPEKRRIGYVFQDGRLFPHYRVRGNLRYGMAAAMGKQFDDIVALLGIAPLLNRYPLTLSGGEKQRVAIGRALLTAPQLLLMDEPLASLDLPRKRELLPYLERLAKEVNIPILYVSHSMEEVLRLADRVLVLDRGKVKAQGPLEEVWASSALRPWLPREEQSSILNVRVLEHHDRYAMTALSLGERHLWVGKVDAPLDTPLRIRINAADVSLVLQPPQVSSIRNILPARVVECIEVEDQIEVKLAVGEQILWARITPWARDDLALRPNLPLYAQVKSVSITP, encoded by the coding sequence ATGCTGCAACTCGATTTTAACCAGCAGCTTGGCGATCTGAAGCTCAGCGTTAAAGAGGATTTACCCGCCAGCGGCATTACCGCCGTTTTTGGCGTCTCCGGCGCGGGGAAAACGTCGTTAATCAATACCATTGTCGGCTTAACCCGGCCCGACTCGGGGCGTATTCTGCTTAACGATCGCGTGTTGGCGGACACCGGGCGGGGGATTTTCCTGCCGCCGGAAAAGCGCCGTATCGGCTATGTTTTTCAGGATGGGCGCCTTTTCCCTCATTATCGCGTGCGCGGTAATCTGCGTTATGGCATGGCCGCGGCCATGGGCAAACAGTTTGATGATATTGTCGCGCTGTTGGGAATCGCACCGCTGCTCAATCGCTATCCGCTGACGTTATCCGGCGGTGAAAAGCAGCGCGTGGCGATCGGCCGCGCCTTATTGACCGCACCCCAACTGCTGCTGATGGATGAGCCGCTGGCCTCCCTCGACCTGCCGCGAAAGCGCGAGCTGCTGCCTTATCTGGAGCGGCTGGCGAAAGAAGTGAATATTCCCATTCTGTATGTCAGCCACAGCATGGAGGAAGTTCTGCGGCTGGCGGATCGGGTACTGGTGCTGGACCGGGGCAAAGTGAAAGCGCAGGGGCCGCTGGAGGAGGTCTGGGCCAGCAGCGCGTTACGTCCCTGGCTGCCGCGGGAAGAGCAGAGCAGCATACTCAATGTGCGCGTGCTGGAGCACCATGACCGCTACGCGATGACGGCGCTGTCGCTGGGCGAGCGGCACCTGTGGGTGGGAAAGGTTGACGCGCCGCTTGATACGCCGTTGCGTATCCGCATTAACGCCGCGGATGTGTCGCTGGTGCTCCAGCCGCCGCAGGTGAGCAGCATCCGCAATATATTGCCGGCCAGGGTGGTGGAGTGTATTGAGGTTGAGGATCAAATCGAGGTGAAGCTCGCCGTCGGCGAGCAAATCCTGTGGGCGAGAATTACCCCCTGGGCGCGGGACGATCTGGCGTTGCGCCCGAATCTGCCGCTCTATGCGCAGGTAAAAAGCGTGTCGATCACCCCCTGA
- the modB gene encoding molybdate ABC transporter permease subunit, with protein sequence MMLSDYEWQAVELSLKVSVVAVICSLPLGILTAWILVRCRFPGKSLLDSVIHLPLVLPPVVIGYLLLVAMGRRGVIGVWLYDWFGFSFSFSWRGAALASAIVAFPLMVRAIRLSLEAVDRRLEQAARTLGAAPWRVFFTITLPLSFPGIVVGTVLAFARSLGEFGATITFVSNIPGETRTIPLAMYTLIETPGAESAAARLCVIAIALSLVSLLLSEWLTRWSRKRLGE encoded by the coding sequence ATGATGTTAAGCGACTACGAGTGGCAGGCGGTTGAGCTGAGCCTCAAAGTTTCGGTTGTGGCGGTGATTTGCAGCCTGCCGCTGGGGATACTGACGGCGTGGATTCTGGTGCGCTGCCGGTTTCCCGGCAAGTCCCTGCTGGATAGCGTGATCCATCTGCCGCTGGTGTTGCCGCCGGTGGTCATCGGTTATCTGTTGCTGGTGGCGATGGGGCGCCGGGGAGTGATTGGCGTCTGGCTGTATGACTGGTTTGGTTTCAGCTTCAGTTTCAGTTGGCGCGGCGCGGCGCTGGCGTCGGCGATCGTCGCTTTTCCCCTGATGGTCAGAGCGATACGTTTGTCGCTGGAAGCGGTGGACCGGCGTCTTGAACAGGCGGCGCGCACGCTGGGCGCCGCGCCCTGGCGGGTATTTTTCACCATTACCCTGCCGCTCTCTTTTCCCGGCATTGTGGTCGGCACGGTTCTGGCTTTCGCCCGTTCTCTGGGCGAGTTCGGCGCCACCATCACTTTTGTTTCCAATATTCCGGGGGAGACGCGAACCATCCCGCTGGCGATGTATACGCTGATCGAAACGCCCGGAGCGGAATCCGCCGCCGCGCGGCTGTGCGTTATCGCGATTGCGCTCTCGCTGGTGTCGTTATTATTGTCGGAATGGCTGACGCGCTGGAGCCGTAAGCGGTTGGGGGAATAA
- the modA gene encoding molybdate ABC transporter substrate-binding protein, with the protein MKRQWLKWLAALVLSSGMAVSAMAAEEKVTVFAAASLTNALQEIAAQYQKEKNVAVVASFASSSTLARQIEQGAPAELFISADQQWMDYVQDKNLIDADSRHTLLGNELVVIAPKSSQQKEIAINDKTDWKSLLQGGRLAVGDPDHVPAGIYAKEALQNLKAWDELSPLMARANSVRAAMALVEREEAPLGIVYGSDVVASNKVKVIGQFPASSHKPVEYPVAIVKDRQNPAVSAFYAYLQTPQAAAAFKRYGFTPR; encoded by the coding sequence ATGAAACGGCAATGGTTGAAATGGTTGGCGGCGCTGGTGCTCAGCTCAGGCATGGCGGTATCGGCAATGGCGGCGGAAGAAAAGGTGACGGTATTCGCCGCGGCGTCGCTGACTAACGCGCTGCAAGAGATTGCGGCGCAGTATCAGAAAGAGAAAAACGTTGCGGTTGTCGCCTCATTTGCGTCATCGTCAACCCTGGCCCGGCAGATTGAGCAGGGGGCGCCGGCGGAGCTGTTCATCTCCGCCGATCAGCAGTGGATGGATTATGTCCAGGATAAAAATCTGATCGACGCGGATAGTCGCCATACGCTGTTAGGTAATGAACTGGTGGTGATTGCCCCCAAGAGCAGTCAGCAAAAAGAGATCGCCATCAATGATAAAACCGACTGGAAAAGTCTGCTGCAAGGCGGGCGTCTGGCGGTTGGCGACCCGGATCACGTTCCGGCCGGCATCTATGCCAAAGAAGCGCTGCAAAACCTGAAGGCGTGGGATGAACTTTCTCCGCTGATGGCGCGGGCGAATAGCGTTCGTGCCGCCATGGCGCTGGTGGAACGCGAAGAGGCGCCCTTGGGTATTGTGTATGGTTCGGACGTGGTCGCCAGTAATAAAGTCAAGGTTATCGGGCAATTCCCGGCCAGCAGCCATAAACCGGTGGAATACCCGGTGGCGATAGTAAAAGATCGCCAAAACCCGGCGGTTAGCGCCTTTTATGCCTATCTGCAAACGCCGCAGGCCGCCGCGGCGTTTAAACGCTATGGATTTACCCCCCGTTAA
- a CDS encoding AcrZ family multidrug efflux pump-associated protein translates to MLDLLKSLLFAVAMVPVMMAVILGAIYGLGEVFNVLSKIGHKEERGAKKQY, encoded by the coding sequence ATGTTGGATTTATTAAAAAGCCTGCTATTTGCAGTAGCCATGGTACCGGTGATGATGGCGGTCATTCTGGGCGCCATTTACGGTCTGGGCGAAGTATTTAACGTTCTTTCCAAAATTGGTCATAAGGAAGAGCGCGGCGCTAAAAAGCAGTATTGA
- the modE gene encoding molybdenum-dependent transcriptional regulator translates to MHAEILLTLKLQQRLFADPRRIELLKQVRHSGSISQGAKMAGISYKSAWDAINEMNQLAEHTLVERMTGGKGGGGARITGYGERLIQLYDLLAQIQQKAFDVLQEDGLPLDSLLAAIARFSLQTSARNQFFGTVLTRSDRPVQQHLDILLADGKTTIGALITRQSAERLQLRPGKEVLALIKAPWVNLRAGSPPDASADNVLRGRIAGIQPGAENSEVLVTLTGGETLCATVPNEVVSQQQLRQDGDVSAYFDADKVIIATLC, encoded by the coding sequence ATGCATGCTGAAATCCTCCTTACCCTGAAACTCCAGCAGCGTTTATTTGCCGATCCGCGCCGCATCGAATTGCTGAAACAGGTCCGCCATAGCGGATCAATCAGTCAGGGCGCCAAAATGGCCGGGATCAGCTATAAAAGCGCCTGGGACGCCATCAACGAAATGAATCAGCTGGCCGAACATACCCTGGTTGAGCGCATGACCGGCGGAAAAGGCGGCGGCGGCGCCCGCATAACGGGCTATGGCGAACGGCTGATTCAGCTTTATGACCTGCTGGCGCAAATTCAGCAAAAAGCCTTTGACGTCCTGCAGGAAGACGGTTTGCCGCTGGATAGCCTACTGGCCGCCATCGCCCGTTTTTCGCTACAAACCAGCGCCAGAAATCAGTTTTTCGGCACCGTGCTCACCCGCAGCGATCGACCGGTGCAACAGCATCTGGACATTTTACTCGCCGATGGTAAAACCACCATCGGCGCGTTGATTACCCGGCAAAGCGCCGAGCGTTTACAGCTCCGGCCGGGTAAAGAAGTGCTGGCGCTGATTAAGGCGCCGTGGGTGAATTTACGCGCGGGGTCGCCCCCGGATGCGTCAGCGGACAACGTGCTGCGTGGGCGCATCGCCGGCATTCAGCCCGGCGCTGAAAACAGCGAAGTGCTGGTGACGCTGACCGGCGGGGAAACGCTGTGCGCCACCGTCCCCAATGAGGTGGTCTCGCAACAGCAGCTCAGGCAGGATGGGGATGTCAGCGCTTATTTTGACGCCGATAAAGTCATTATCGCCACGCTCTGTTAA